ATACAGGGCGGGGGCGAATTACCGGGGATGGGGTAATTGGCCTGTCGCGATCGTGGTTAGCGGCGGGTGCTGCCAGCTTGGTGGTGTCGTTATGGAAGGTGCCAGACGACTCCACAGTGTTGCTGATGACAGAGTTTTACCGTAACTTACAACAGGGGCAAGCCAAAGCAGAAGCATTACGACAAGCAATGATCACCACAAAAGCCGTCTATCCTGATCCGATCGACTGGGCTGCATTCACCCTCATAGGCAATGTAGAGTAAGGCGAGCTAATTCACTTAACTCTCTAACGCTACGCTTGGCACATGTTACATTGACTATGCTCGATATAACTCGTGCTAGATTCTAGCTCTCTCTAATTGCCTAAGTGTGCTGTTGTGTAACTGTGAACTATGCCGATCGTCTCTCAAGCGTTGACTCCCGCCGACCTGCCGCCCCCGCCCCCACAACAGCTAGGTTGGTGCTGGACAGAGGGCACTGCGATACCCTATGAACCTACAGCACCCCTGCCCCGGATTAGCATTATCATCCCCAGCTACAATCAGGGGCGATTCATCGAAGAAACCATACGCTCGGTGCTCTTGCAGGCATACCCCAACCTAGAACTGATAGTTATGGATGGTGGCAGCACCGACACCACAATGGAAATTATCCAGCGTTACGACTCATTCATCCACAAGTGGGTAAGCGAACCCGATCGAGGTCAGTCCCATGCTGTAAATAAGGGCATTCAGCAAGCAACTGGTGACTTAATCGGGTGGCAAAACTCTGATGACATCTATCAACCAGGTACGTTTTGGCGCATGGCAGCCGCTGCGGTTGCTTCCCCTGATGCTGATGTGTTCTTTGGGGAAGTCAGGGCAATCAACGAACAGGGACAGGTATTACTGACCTACCCGGTCGGAGAATTTGACCCCCATGACTTACTGCCTTGGCCAACTAACCTGTTTAACCAAGGGATGTTTATCAGGAAACTCGTTTTTGATCGGATTGGCCTGATTGACGAGACCTATCACCACTGTATGGACTACGACTTGTTTTGGCGTATGGTAATTGCCGGTTGTCGATTTCAATTTGTGCCTGGCATTGCTGCCCATTTTCGTCACCACTATCAATCCAAAGGTGCAACCCAGCATGACGTAGCTGATCGCGAGTTTTGGCAACTCTACAAACGAGTCTATACCTGCCAAACCTTACCAACCTCTCTGCGGGTAAAAGCGCTGACATGCTTACAATCGGCCTGTCTACGGGATTATGCCTGTCAGCGGCGATCGCTCTTTCGCCAACATGTAGCAGAATTATTCTCCCTTGCAGGCATTCGTGGCCTTACACCGATGATTGTGGCAAAACTCCTCATCGATCGTCTACGTCCGATATCGCTAAATTCTGATTAGGCTTTTGAAGTAAAAATTAGCACTACAACTTTAATCAGAACTCAGCTATTTACTGTCTAACTGTCGCCAGTTCCGTTGCAACTGTACTGCATCTAAGTCCCGAATCAGCCCAAAATTAGACGATGTTACCAAACCATGCAGACCTGTATGGTTGGCAGCTACTTGTCTTGACTCCAAAATATTAGACTGAGTAACTACTTCATTACTATCTGGCAAATAGTCTAACCATACCCGCCCTTGGTAGTGGCGTAGTGGTTTCTTCAATGAAGCTCCAACTATCTCCACAGCCGTATTGTGAGTATCGAGCAAAATGGCATAGGAGTAATTATCGGTTTGCTCGTGAATGCCAATGCCCAGAGTATGCACTGTCGTTCCAAACTCGTAATTTTCCAAATAGTAAGCCTGCTGAGCACGATTTAAGGATCCTACATTCTGCTTTGCCTCAGATTGCTTTGCCTTACTAGCTTGGTTTAGGAATGATGGCAAGGCTAGTGCCGATAGGATCCCAATCACAACGATTACAACCAACAACTCAATTAGTGTAAACCCACGCTCTGCTGTGGCTTGCACTCTCGTCCTCATCAAGATAGCCTTCAGTTCATCCGTCATGACAGTCAGCATCCTCTCGGTGGTTTGTTTGGACAAATCAGTGATGACAACCAGTCCAAATAGTTTTTCAGAGAATTAACGGATGCACCGGAACAAAATCCTAAAATCTACGGAATGACCAATCACAACGGAGCTAATACCAATTCTCCACAAGCCAGCGACACAACCTATTAGTTCGTAGTAAGAACTTGAGTCCTTACCGCAAGCTATCCGTATCCATGGTGTAGAGAACGCAGTGGTATAGCTTGCAACAGAGAAAACATTTCCAAAAAAAACCCCCTCCCAAGCGGGAGAGGGTATAGGACAAGCAAGTGAACTATGGCCTAGAACCGGAACTGAGTACGGAGGTTGTAAACAAACACGGTCGGGTTGCCCGAAATATTGTTGGGGTTGAATACCACAATCAAGTTCGGGGTAAGGGAAATATTATCGGTAACTGGGAAATGATAGTTGGCCTCAAGCTCATACTGAGTTGAGTAAGACAAGCCAGGCGTTGAGGCTGCACCTGCTGCCAACAGGTTACGCCCACTAGTAACGTCGTAGGGTATTAAGAAGGAAATTGTGCCCAAGGCTCCCTTCTTAAAGAGATCTGGAAAAGCTACCCCAAATTGGATGGACTGGGTAGTGATTTGCCCAACGTTGCCCGCAGTGGTATTCAAGTTAGAGAATGCGATGCCATAACGTCCAAACAGACCTAGACCAGAGAACAGTTTCCAGTCGAAGTTTGCCAGCAACGTATCTGAAGAAACGTTAGTAGAGGTGCCAGGGCGACCAGCAAAGTTGAAGATACCCGTTACAGGCTCAGTAGCAGTTGGATAAAGTCCAGAAACAGTTTGATTCGTGCGAGCATAGGTAAACCGCAGAGACAAATCCTTACTAGGATAGAAATCTAGTTCGGCGATCGCTGTATTTAAGCCGCCAAACACACCCTTAGCTGGGTCAGCAGCGCTGTTGAGGAATGCTGGTAAGAACTCTGTAGATTGCCCAAAGTATCCTGCTTTCACTTCGACAGCATCACCCAATTTCAGGATGGCCACAGCACCAGCACCCCGGTCAACACCATTGAATAAGGTACTGCCGCTGCCATTAAAGGAGCCGACACCATTCAAGATAAAGGTGTAACGGTTATCGTCGAAGTAACGATAGATGTTAACGCGGGGGCCAACCACGACCCGTAGACTGTCGCCTACTGGGAAGGCATAGGATAGTTCGCGGAGAATGAACAACCCTGGATCAACACCAGCCGTCTGGTCAGTGAAGGGTACGCCCCAAGTGTTAAAGAAGTTGCCACCAGAGATCAGTAGATTGGCCGGAGAGAATCCATTACCAACAGCCAGTTGGGTAATCAACTGATCCTTACCAGAGAAAGAAGTTAGCAGAGTTAACCAAGCCAAGTTACTGAATGTTACGTTAGGATTTTCTGTCGCTGTGAAAATCGCAGGTGCACCGCTCACTAACTGCTCGGAGCGTACATTTGTGCCACCAGATACACCAGTGACGTTGAAGAACGCTAGGCCAGAGAGCTTGGTAGTTGTAGAAAACTGCTGTGCCTCTAGGGTTGCAGTGCGGGCCTCCAGGGCATCTACCCGACCCTTCAGGGTTGCCAGTTCAGCAGCAAATTCCTCCTGCAACTTTCTAATAGCTTCTAGGTCAGATTTGCTAACTAAGTCTGCTGTACCTTGGGCAATCAGTTCGCTAATCTTGTCCATACAAGCATTTAGGCCAGCCGCGAACTCATAACGGCTCAAGGGACGATTGCCTCGAAATGTACCATCGGGATACCCCACAATACAGCCATAGCGCTCAACCAGTGATTGCAACGACTGATAGGCCCAATCAGTAGGCATTACATCAGACAGTTGGGTAACGGACGTAACCTGAAGCATAGCGGGGTCAGTATCGACAGGTGCCATGTAGTAGTAGGAGTCGATCGCATTCGTAACTCGACCTGGATCTGTTGCGCTAGTCGTCAACGGTTGTGAAGCTACAGTAGATCGACTGGACTCTGTTGGAGTCATCGCCAATGTAGACGCTGGGACAGTAGCTTGGATAGCCGAAGATGTTGAGCCAATCGATCGAGAACTATCTTCCAACGAGGAACCTGCGCGAGCAACGTTGCCGGCAACTAGACATGCAAGCACAGTCACAGGCAGAGCCAGACAAATATTCCACAAGGTAGAAATCTTAAACATTAATCCTCACACCAAAATGCAGAACGAAAACACAAAGTGTTAGCTGTAGCCAAACTGGTCTTTCCACTACAGTAAAGTAAGCTGACAGACACACAGATAACGTATCCCAGACTACAGTATATAGACTTAACCGTTAACTATTCGTTAACTTTCGCTGATGTTACCAGACACGGTGGACTCTTTCACCAAATTTAATGTTACCGTTCTGGTAGCTTAAGCTATACTTATAGGTGTAACGCGGGGTAGAGCAGTCTGGTAGCTCGTCGGGCTCATAACCCGAAGGTCCATGGTTCAAATCCATGCCCCGCCATTAGAGTCAGTGATCCATGCTTCAAGAGCAATTGCTTGCTCATCTGCAGCAGGTTACTCGTGAACGCGATCCATATCTGGCGACGGCAGGTCACTTCTTTGTTAGGGAGTATGTGCGTCAACAGTTGGGTCAGTGGGGTGTAGTAACTATGCACGAGTTTGCGCAGCGTGGATTGCATCATCAAAATCTGATTCTCGACCTGCCGGGGCGAACATCGCAGTCGCCTGTGCTGATTGGGGCGCACTATGATGCAGTGCTAGGTACGCCTGGTGCTGATGATAACGCCAGTGGGGTAGCTGTTTTACTGGAATTAGCTAGGCTGTTTGCCCAGCAACCTGCCTACCATCCTATGCGCTTAGTGGCCTTCGACTTAGAAGAATATGGCATGGTGGGCAGTTCGCACTATGCTCAGGAACTACACCAGCGCGGTGAACCGTTGCGCCTGATGGTGTCGTTAGAA
The DNA window shown above is from Cyanobacteriota bacterium and carries:
- a CDS encoding glycosyltransferase, producing the protein MPIVSQALTPADLPPPPPQQLGWCWTEGTAIPYEPTAPLPRISIIIPSYNQGRFIEETIRSVLLQAYPNLELIVMDGGSTDTTMEIIQRYDSFIHKWVSEPDRGQSHAVNKGIQQATGDLIGWQNSDDIYQPGTFWRMAAAAVASPDADVFFGEVRAINEQGQVLLTYPVGEFDPHDLLPWPTNLFNQGMFIRKLVFDRIGLIDETYHHCMDYDLFWRMVIAGCRFQFVPGIAAHFRHHYQSKGATQHDVADREFWQLYKRVYTCQTLPTSLRVKALTCLQSACLRDYACQRRSLFRQHVAELFSLAGIRGLTPMIVAKLLIDRLRPISLNSD
- a CDS encoding prepilin-type N-terminal cleavage/methylation domain-containing protein, whose amino-acid sequence is MTDELKAILMRTRVQATAERGFTLIELLVVIVVIGILSALALPSFLNQASKAKQSEAKQNVGSLNRAQQAYYLENYEFGTTVHTLGIGIHEQTDNYSYAILLDTHNTAVEIVGASLKKPLRHYQGRVWLDYLPDSNEVVTQSNILESRQVAANHTGLHGLVTSSNFGLIRDLDAVQLQRNWRQLDSK
- a CDS encoding iron uptake porin encodes the protein MFKISTLWNICLALPVTVLACLVAGNVARAGSSLEDSSRSIGSTSSAIQATVPASTLAMTPTESSRSTVASQPLTTSATDPGRVTNAIDSYYYMAPVDTDPAMLQVTSVTQLSDVMPTDWAYQSLQSLVERYGCIVGYPDGTFRGNRPLSRYEFAAGLNACMDKISELIAQGTADLVSKSDLEAIRKLQEEFAAELATLKGRVDALEARTATLEAQQFSTTTKLSGLAFFNVTGVSGGTNVRSEQLVSGAPAIFTATENPNVTFSNLAWLTLLTSFSGKDQLITQLAVGNGFSPANLLISGGNFFNTWGVPFTDQTAGVDPGLFILRELSYAFPVGDSLRVVVGPRVNIYRYFDDNRYTFILNGVGSFNGSGSTLFNGVDRGAGAVAILKLGDAVEVKAGYFGQSTEFLPAFLNSAADPAKGVFGGLNTAIAELDFYPSKDLSLRFTYARTNQTVSGLYPTATEPVTGIFNFAGRPGTSTNVSSDTLLANFDWKLFSGLGLFGRYGIAFSNLNTTAGNVGQITTQSIQFGVAFPDLFKKGALGTISFLIPYDVTSGRNLLAAGAASTPGLSYSTQYELEANYHFPVTDNISLTPNLIVVFNPNNISGNPTVFVYNLRTQFRF
- a CDS encoding M28 family peptidase gives rise to the protein MLQEQLLAHLQQVTRERDPYLATAGHFFVREYVRQQLGQWGVVTMHEFAQRGLHHQNLILDLPGRTSQSPVLIGAHYDAVLGTPGADDNASGVAVLLELARLFAQQPAYHPMRLVAFDLEEYGMVGSSHYAQELHQRGEPLRLMVSLEMLGYVDTTPGSQRYPPGLEALYPAQGDFLALVGDDRTRLDLNHLSQSLRAAGIPCECLLVNDRGLSLPETRLSDHSPFWDQGYPALMATDTSFLRNPHYHQASDRIDTLNLEFLTGVCQGLFIGLSTLDSEHKNP